One part of the Rutidosis leptorrhynchoides isolate AG116_Rl617_1_P2 chromosome 1, CSIRO_AGI_Rlap_v1, whole genome shotgun sequence genome encodes these proteins:
- the LOC139851697 gene encoding uncharacterized protein — protein MYHFKDGILYRKSFTEPYLRCVGPTQAKEIIQEMHEGVCSIHSGYRTIVNRIKRMGYFWPHMYRDTYDLIVNCEACQIHAPINRTPRRNMVPIHAAWPFCKWGIDIVGPFPRGVENVKFLFVAIDYFTKWVEARLLSTITGRKILTFVWEDIICHFGLPREIVNYNGTQFANNPFKDWYIDMDIQHSFTSVAYSQAKAQVEVTNRDIVAGIKARLGKHRQGWVDELQHVLWAHRTTLKDSTNETPFSLVYGTKAVIPAEVLVPTKRITTFDEQQNDEALRENLDALEERRTLAHIWQAKKKQKIANHYDKKVKRWTFSYMT, from the coding sequence ATGTATCACTTCAAAGATGGAATCCTATATAGAAAGTCATTTACAGAGCCTTATTTAAGATGCGTTGGGCCAACGCAGGCCAAAGAGATCATACAAGAAATGCACGAGGGGGTCTGCTCGATACATTCCGGCTACAGAACAATAGTCAACAGGATCAAAAGAATGGGTTATTTCTGGCCACACATGTACCGAGACACATACGATCTGATCGTAAACTGTGAGGCATGTCAAATACATGCTCCCATCAACCGAACCCCTCGACGTAACATGGTCCCAATACACGCCgcttggccattctgcaaatggggaaTCGACATCGTTGGTCCATTCCCAAGAGGTGTCGAAAATGTCAAGTTCCTATTCGTCGCAATCGATTACTTTACGAAGTGGGTTGAAGCAAGACTACTAAGTACGATTACCGGAAGGAAAATCCTAACCTTCGTATGGGAAGACATCATTTGTCATTTCGGCTTACCACGTGAAATAGTCAACTACAATGGCACACAATTTGCAAACAATCCTTTTAAAGACTGGTACATAGACATGGACATTCAACATTCGTTCACTTCCGTGGCATATTCACAGGCTAAAGCACAAGTTGAAGTCACTAACAGGGACATCGTTGCCGGAATAAAGGCCAGACTAGGTAAACACCGACAAGGATGGGTGGATGAACTCCAACATGTACTATGGGCACACCGGACAACACTGAAAGATAGCACAAACGAAACACCATTCAGTCTGGTATACGGCACTAAAGCGGTCATCCCGGCTGAAGTGCTTGTCCCAACCAAACGAATAACAACGTTCGATGAACAACAAAATGACGAAGCATTACGAGAAAACCTAGATGCTCTTGAAGAGCGGCGGACATTAGCACATATCTGGCAAGCCAAAAAGAAGCAAAAAATTGCAAACCATTATGACAAAAAAGTCAAACGCTGGACTTTCAGTTACATGACCTAG